GTGCGCCACCAAAAGTTCGAAATCAATGGCACGCGGATGGTCGAAATTGATCAGGGCACGTTCGTCGAAAGAGAGGTGGTTGTTCTCGCGATAGTAGGAATCCTGCGAAATGATGCCTACTTCGGTCTGTGGCAACTCGTTCATGATTTGGTGTACCACGGTGGTTTTCCCGCTGCCCGTTCCTCCGGCAATTCCGATAATCAGCATATCTGCATTTTTTGTTTAGGCAAAAATAAAAATTAAAATGAAAGCGAGGGCAATTGTGGGTTAACAATGTTCCTGCTTTCATTTAATTCCCGGCTGGCTATACGTTAGCGCCGCCGGGTGATCGAGTTGACGGTAAATTCCTAGCCGTTTTGCTGCAACCTGGCGCGCTTTTTCTCGTTCGACCTGATTTTTCGTTCAAGTTTTCGGATGTCGTTCTCAACATCCTCTACGCGGTTTGCGGCCTTCCGTGCTTCTTTAGCGTCGTCCGCCGCCTCGTCGCCAGCGTTCCTGGCACGTCGTGCTTTCCTGCGGCTGTCGAGGTCATCCTGGAGTTTGGCCGCCGCTTTACTGTTGTTGGCGCTGGATTCTTTCGCCTTATTTTCTTTTTCGCGTGCGTCTGCCTGAAGTTCGGCCAGCCTGGTCTGCAGCTTTACGAGTTCCGCATTCTGTTCCAGGATTTTTGTGGAAAGCACCTGCGCTTTCCCGGAGTACTGGTAGACTTGTACGGAATCCTGGCTGGTTTGTGCGGTACAGATCCCCGAAATCAGGAGCATCATAAAAAAACATTGTTTCATTTTCATTGCAAATTGGTTTTTAAGGATTCAGGTAAAGATAGCGCGAATAATGCGAACTGCCGTGCTATCTGCTCAATTTACCCTAATTACGTATAGTGCCTGTTTTCGGATTGCCGGCCTGCAGAACATTAATGGATTCCGGAAGAAAAAATATTTCATGGAAAATGAATATATTTGGGTTCAACACTTTAACCACATACCAATGAAAAAATTACTTTCGTCCTTGCCGATAAACCTTGATTTGGGTTTGTTGCTGATCCGTTTGATGATAGGCATCCTGATGGCCTGCTATGGTTACCAGAAGCTGACTCATTTTGACCAGACCGCTGAGTTTTTCAACGAGGTCAATTTCCTGGGCATGACCGGAAAAGTTCCGCTGGCGTTGACAATTTTCGCCGAGTTTTTCTGCAGCCTGTTGCTTCTCATCGGGCTGTTGTCGAGGCTGAGCCTGATCCCGCTGTTGATTTGCATGGGATACATCGTCGTGGTGATGGACAAGATGGAAATCTACAAAGCCGGTGA
The nucleotide sequence above comes from Flavobacterium magnum. Encoded proteins:
- a CDS encoding DoxX family protein, with the protein product MKKLLSSLPINLDLGLLLIRLMIGILMACYGYQKLTHFDQTAEFFNEVNFLGMTGKVPLALTIFAEFFCSLLLLIGLLSRLSLIPLLICMGYIVVVMDKMEIYKAGDNGVEFGHAFVYFVIYLALFFTGPGKYSLDAAMLKK